One Clostridium sp. CM027 genomic window carries:
- a CDS encoding ABC transporter ATP-binding protein, with product MKLILKYIKKYKPLLVLNIISVFGFVLVELGIPTIMARVIDTGIANKDIEYTKHMGIVIVGISIVGAMGTILLGYCSSKISTSMIRDLRNDIFKKSQEFSHSEYDKFGISSMITRTTNDVFQLQQFTNTLLRVAFLAPVMFIVSLVMIIRTSLHLSVVLAITVPFIVLGVIIISKISYPISEKQQKKLDKLNRISRENLTGARVIRAFGNDDHENQRFEEINNEYTNLSKKLYKLMAISQPTFFFLLNLAVLAIFWISSKMINAGTLQVGQLVAFIEYLFHAMFSIMLFSMMFIMYPKAQISANRINEILAEEPIIKNPKYGVKNTAIRGIVEFDNVTFIYPDGEIPVLSDISFTAVKGEKVAFIGSTGSGKSTLINLIPRFYDVTKGSIKIDGVDVREYDLKALREKMGFIPQKTLLFTGSIGTNIKFGKAAADKQELEHSAKVAQAYDFINSKHKKFEELISEGGSNMSGGQKQRLSIARALVRKPEIYIFDDSFSALDFKTDAMLREKLKDETRDSVVLMVAQRIGSIIDANKIIVLNEGEIVGIGTHKELLKTCEIYYEIASSQLTKEELEQ from the coding sequence ATGAAACTAATATTAAAATATATAAAAAAATATAAACCGCTTCTAGTGCTGAATATAATATCCGTTTTTGGATTTGTATTAGTGGAATTAGGAATTCCAACAATAATGGCTAGAGTGATTGACACAGGAATAGCTAATAAGGATATAGAATACACAAAGCATATGGGTATTGTAATTGTAGGAATATCTATAGTTGGAGCCATGGGTACAATATTATTAGGATACTGTTCTTCAAAAATCTCTACTAGTATGATTAGAGATTTAAGAAACGATATTTTTAAAAAATCTCAGGAATTTTCACATAGTGAATATGATAAGTTTGGGATATCGTCAATGATAACCAGAACAACCAATGATGTTTTTCAATTACAACAATTTACAAATACATTATTAAGAGTAGCATTCCTTGCACCGGTTATGTTTATTGTAAGTTTGGTAATGATTATAAGAACGAGCTTACATTTGTCTGTAGTATTAGCGATAACGGTACCATTCATAGTGCTTGGGGTAATTATTATATCTAAGATATCTTATCCAATATCAGAAAAGCAACAGAAAAAATTAGATAAATTAAATAGAATATCAAGAGAAAATTTAACTGGAGCGAGAGTAATTAGGGCATTTGGTAACGATGATCATGAAAACCAAAGATTTGAAGAAATTAACAATGAGTATACAAATCTATCTAAGAAGTTATATAAGCTTATGGCAATTTCTCAGCCAACTTTCTTTTTCTTGTTGAATTTAGCAGTGCTCGCTATTTTTTGGATTTCTAGCAAAATGATAAATGCAGGAACGCTACAAGTTGGACAACTGGTAGCATTTATAGAATATTTGTTTCATGCAATGTTCTCAATTATGCTTTTTTCAATGATGTTTATCATGTATCCAAAAGCACAAATTTCAGCTAATAGAATTAACGAGATATTAGCTGAAGAGCCTATTATTAAAAATCCTAAATATGGTGTTAAAAATACGGCTATTAGGGGGATTGTGGAGTTTGATAATGTTACCTTTATTTATCCAGATGGAGAGATTCCAGTTTTAAGTGATATATCCTTTACAGCAGTAAAAGGAGAAAAAGTTGCATTTATAGGAAGTACAGGCAGTGGGAAAAGTACGTTAATTAATTTAATTCCAAGATTTTATGATGTTACAAAGGGTAGCATAAAGATAGATGGCGTAGATGTGAGAGAATATGATTTAAAAGCACTACGTGAAAAAATGGGGTTTATACCTCAGAAAACATTGTTGTTTACTGGCAGTATAGGCACTAATATTAAATTTGGTAAAGCTGCTGCAGATAAACAAGAACTTGAACATTCGGCTAAGGTAGCCCAGGCTTATGATTTTATTAATAGTAAACATAAAAAATTTGAAGAATTAATAAGTGAAGGTGGATCTAATATGTCAGGAGGTCAAAAGCAAAGATTATCTATTGCAAGAGCATTAGTTAGAAAGCCTGAAATTTATATTTTTGATGATAGTTTTTCCGCTTTAGATTTTAAAACAGATGCAATGCTTAGAGAAAAGTTAAAGGACGAAACTAGAGATTCCGTAGTTTTAATGGTTGCACAACGGATAGGATCCATAATTGATGCTAATAAGATTATAGTATTGAATGAAGGCGAGATAGTAGGAATAGGAACTCATAAAGAATTACTAAAAACCTGCGAAATCTATTATGAAATTGCATCATCTCAACTTACAAAGGAGGAACTGGAACAATGA